From the Candidatus Bipolaricaulota bacterium genome, the window CGCCGTTCCAAATTCCTGCAGGAGGTGGCGAAGGAGAAGCTGCCACTGGTGAAGAAGGTGGAGAAGCTCGTTGCGTTCCACTTTTCTCTCCTTGAGGAGAGGCGCGATGCTTCCCTCCTCTTCTTCCGCGAGCGGTTCGACCCGAATCCGGGGATCCGCCGCCGGTTGGAGAAGCTGTATGATGGGTTGGCGAACCAGATCGCTGCGCTGCTCCAAGATGGGGTGAGAGAGGGGGAGATAGTTCCCTATTCCTGTCTGGACGCTGCTTACATCCTGTTGGGGATGATGGAAGCGGTGAGCCTTCGGGCACTGCGGGACGACCGAGTCGCGGCGTCAATCAGAGAGGAAGCACCGAAGGAATTGACGCGCGCGATCTGGGCCTGGCTTAAGGGATCCCCAACGGAGATACCAGCATAAAAAGGAGGAGAAATGCTCGATTACGGGAAGAAGGCGTTACTGCTCGGACTGGGAACTCTCGCGTTCTCGCGCGAGAAGGTGGAAAAACTCGTCGATGAACTGATAAAGAAAGGTGAACTGACGATGGACGAAAAGGCGTCCCTTATCGATGAACTCGTCGAAGAGGGAGAAAAGCAGGAGGAGCTGGTGCTGGC encodes:
- a CDS encoding polyhydroxyalkanoate synthesis regulator, encoding MLDYGKKALLLGLGTLAFSREKVEKLVDELIKKGELTMDEKASLIDELVEEGEKQEELVLAKLREVLKGIIDEFGIVRKDDLKAIEERLSRIEEHIVASEDKSAP
- a CDS encoding TetR/AcrR family transcriptional regulator → MQEKVLQAASRLFAERGFYATGMRAIAAAAKVSVGTIYNHFQTKEEILEAILCDEVERRSKFLQEVAKEKLPLVKKVEKLVAFHFSLLEERRDASLLFFRERFDPNPGIRRRLEKLYDGLANQIAALLQDGVREGEIVPYSCLDAAYILLGMMEAVSLRALRDDRVAASIREEAPKELTRAIWAWLKGSPTEIPA